Genomic segment of Zootoca vivipara chromosome 4, rZooViv1.1, whole genome shotgun sequence:
ctagcagttcgaaagcacgtcaaagtgcaagtagataaataggtaccgctacagtgggaaggtaaacggcatttccgtgtgctgctctggttcaccagaagcggctttgtcatgctggccacatgacctggaagctgtacgctggctccctcggccaataatgctagatgagcgccgcaacccccgagtcagtcacgactggatctaatggtcaggggtccctttacctttacctgtcagAAGTTGGCAAACTTTCAACCACAGAAGGAAGAGAGGCACAGCAGCAAGAAATAAGGTGAGGAACCACTGAGAACCATCATGTTGGGGTAGAGTCATGGCTACATTGCCTCTCTTCTTCCTCACCCAACTCTCAGAAAACATTAGAGCATACTGGAGTGACAGGAAGAGACACTCCGGTTTGTTCCAAAGTTTTCCAAACACTGGATGGTTACTAAACCCTCAGAAAACATCAGAGAGGATTGGGACACTCAACCTGCCCTACTTCCTCCTTGGAGGAgtagagagaaagaaatagcagTGTGCTTTTGACTGTCAGTACTGTTGTTTTTGAGCAGGGGGAgccttttaaagggaaattatGGCACTGTCTCTACCATGGAGCAATGTTTCACCACTGATAAATTTAATAGGAGGCTGGTAGAGAGGTTGACTCCAGCTTTCAGCCAAGTGGGCTCAAACGTGCCTAATTCTGTGTTGGATTCTAGGCCTAAAACCATGTCTGCAATACTTCTGAAACACATGCGTTCAAATACTTGGCTTCACTAAAATGATTTTTACGCATGCATGCTGGCATGTACTTTATTAGTTGACCCAGTTCTCATTTAGCAACAACCTGAAGCTTGCTTTATGAACAACTGTACTATTATATAACTACCAACTTAAGAAACACTCGAAGATATCAAGAATGAGGTTTTAGCTCCAGTTTATTCCATCTTCCatgaaaacaaggggggggggtctggtatGGTGTCTGGTATGTCTCCAAACCTGTCTAAGTAACTTTTCCAGTGAGGTATATAGTAATGGATGGCTTAAAAAATCTAAATGAATATCTGAATATCATGttttgtaaatatataaaatCCCCACTTGTTTACAAGGATATGGAAATTACGAATGAAAGGTTGTAAAGCAAAAgggttcatcccaggtggttaaAAGATAGCACCCATCAACTCAAGTCAAGAGCCATGGGCATTATAGTAAATTACACAACTATAATCTTAATTGTCAGGTAATTGGCCTAGGGCTTCACCTTTGCAAAATTCTCAAGAGCATAGCATGAAATTGTCCAACTGTAATTAAAACTTTGCAAAGTGAGAATCAGCAACAacatgtgcccttaaggcagcaCCCAGGCCAGATCCAAACAGACACATAAAATTGGCACATTCAACCATACAGTCATATGTACCCTCTGGTTACAATCTTAGATGTGGTTTTTTATTTCAATTCTAAACCAACCAGTCATGCCAGTACATCAGGTAAATCCAAGTAAGTTCAGGATAAATTATACGTTAATCTGatttataaaattaaaaacttGGGTTCATACTCAGCAATTCATAGCATCTTTCTAAATGGAAAGAGCTGTGAGCTATGACTGCAAAAATACTCTTCTAGTACATAGAAACTGATACAGTAGAGTACCATATTTTGCTTGGGTTACACATAGATAGGAAAGATTTAAAAACTGCACATAGATAGGAAAGATTTAAAAACTGCACATTGGAAAAAGAAATGTGAATAAGTAGCTCTCTATAGCATATTGATAAAATGTAAGAACTGTGTAGTATTAAGAGCGTTTGCCAATTATCTTTGCCAATATTATTCTAGGCATACATTTTAATGTTCAGGCAGGACATCAGCAATGCTATAGTTTCTGCTTTCTAATATACTAACCAATTATTATCTGAGGCTGCATTAGTAGGAAGTAAATACATGACAGAATACAAATGCTACAGGAGATGGTGTGTATAGCAAGCATCATTGATTTTGTCATCAAGTACAAATTGTAAACTGGAAGAAGTGCTCTCTTTTCTAAAATGGAAATGAACAGTTTTAACAGCTTTGCTGCTTAGATGCATGCCGGCCGACTTAATTCAATATTGCCTCTTTTAATGTACAGTGAAAAGTAGCCCATGACAGACCGAACAATTAAATAAGACATAATATGGGCTGTAAGTAAGGTTCCAGTTTATATAAGGCCTACCTACAGCTGAATCATAACAAAATGTACCCTTAACTGTCACTTAAACCAAAGAAACATATCTACATCATaccagaggggtttttttgtggatAAAAGCACTAATATAGGGTGTCAAATGTGTGTTCAGTAAAACAGTATTCTAATATATCTGTTACATTACTCTCAAACAGTATTACAAGGCCTTGGTCCAATTTTTCCCCCTAAAAGCAAACATTTCAGACTGCAGAGGCATTAAAACTTCGTAGTTACATATTTGAGTGCAGTTAACATACTGTAGTATATGCTTTCCAATATTCAAGTCACAGTATCCATCGTTCATACTATATATGCATCCAACTTATTGAACATTAAAGTGCTCAGTTATTACATTTGTTGACATAGGTGATTTGTTATGACTAAACATAAGGCTCTGAGAACACAGTTGCATTGCTTATGACATCAAGCACCATGGACAGTACTGAAAATCTGCAGCACCATGGACAGCACCAAGCATTTGCAGCTCTATGTACCGCAGTTCCATCACATAAAACTGCCTTGCAGACTTTATTCCGGAATccggaacaaaataaaatgtctgCTGTTAAGAATCAGACTATGAATATTTCCAGCCCACAAAGCAGTTTCTCCTTTCACTTTAACAATAAGCAGCAATTTGTTTTTGTCACACAAGTAAGCATTCAAACTCTTAAAGATACTATTTAAGAACTTGCAACCCTGAACTGATGCTTGCATCCCAGTAGCTCTTACCGGTAGATCATCACTGCTCTGCTTATAAGTAAAGGTAATATATTCAAtgtaaactttaaaaataatccGCTGGGGGGGTTACTTCTTATATCCTGTTTCCATGACAAGCAAATACTTTCATCGAGCATTgctttcatttaataataataaaaagtaaactGGCTAATACTCATTACATCTACAACATTTAGATTTTCTTTGGATGCTCTCAGATTACATCAGGGTGATAAACCCTAAAGAAAACACTGCAGTTCCACTACACAAGATAATATATTACTATCCCAAACACAATTCCTGGAAGTAGCTTCTACTGAAATCAACAAGATGCATCAATACCTAAATCAGGGCCTTGggtatatgtttgtttgttttttaactgcatCTAGCccttggtggggttttttaagcacCAAACAAGAGTTCATGTACAAAATTGACAGCTACTATCCAGAACCTATTATCCAGAACCTCTGAAGCTAGACCCCATTGATTTCTGTGGAACTTATTCCCACAGCAGTGTGCACTGAATTGCGACCTTAGAAACATGTCACTACAGCAAGAGTCACATTTTTCTTAAAGGACAAGGTGCCTGAGGTTAGGGCAAAATGGGAAATCAGCATTATGtacaaagaggaaggaaggagtcaCTAAGACTCTGCCATCACTACTTTCCCCTCACACAGTTTGCTGCAGACTCTGCTTGCTACTCCCATAAACCTAGGGTATACAGTATTCCAACTCCAGGGATTCGGCAGAGCAGACTTGAAACAGAGGCATTTacacagaaagagaggaagagccaCCTGGGAACACTTCCTTTCCTCTAATACTCAATTACCACACTCCTAGGACACTCCAGGAAAATTACCAGGCTTTTGATTCCCTGAGTTCAACAGCATGCAGAGCTTTCGTAGCAAATGTCCTACACAACGCTGTCCCTCCAGGGACACACAAGAAAGTTCTTGACCAGTCCAAGAGCTGTCCTTGGTCGTCCAACCGGTTAGCCAGAAGCCGGGGAAGGGCAGCACCAAACAGGGTATTTGGCATTGTTCTCCTTAAACGAAAGACAAACCACCAAACCCGAGAGAAGCAGCGCCTCCTCAGAAGTTCAGGACCCAACTCCATCCATCCCACCAACCACCCTGATCCAGCAACTCGGAAGTTAATGCCCCCACCCTCCCCTGCAAAGATAGCAAACCTTCGCACCGCCACGCGAATGACGCTTTTTCAGTTCCGGGAAACAACCGAGATCCCTGATCATTTAACGGCCAGGGAAACCCCCGCTCGCGACCACGTCtcggcctcccctccccctcccacgcaccccccgccgccgcctccgcgcagcagcagcagcccacgcGCTCCCGGGTCCTGCTCATTGGCACGCAGCGCCTCTTCCCCTGCCAAGCCGCATTCCAGCCCCTGGCAGTCAGAGCGGGGCCAGCGCGAGTCAGGAGCCCATCGCATATGATCAGGAccggaggaagggaggggaggggagggagaagcagcccgGCCCTCGCAGCAGAAACCAAGCCACAAACCCATGTCAAACCTCAGCGTCGCCAAAGAGACCAACAGTGAATCCAAGGGATTGGAGGGCTGGGAGAAAGACATTGCCAAagtggtgagggagggaggggggaattaaaaaacaaaaccacctacACTCCTACCTTACAATCCTCCGGGCCGGATTTCACCGAGTACTCCTCCGCTTGCAAGTATTTTTGCAGCACGAGCTCGAACTCTTGGTAGCGGTCCTGCGCTTGCTGGTCGTAGTTCTGGTAAGCCAGGACGCAGCGGCGGCAAGAGCCGAGCCAATCCTCCTCCCTGCGGCGCCCTTCGCCATCCCTCGCGGCCCCGTGGTCGTCGCCGTCCAACTCCTCGTCCTCGTCCCCCTCGCCTAGGTCCAGAGTGCAGTTCAGAGTGTCCGGGCGGGAAAGCCCGGCGAAGAGCTCGCGCAGCGTGTAGGAACTACAAAAGGGAAGGTAGAGCTCCGCCTGGGCCGAGGCTCCGGGTTGCTGCAGGCGGCGGCACGCAGCCTCGGCGTCGCCCAGCAGGCTGAAGCACTGGCCGCCCTCCGCCGCCCCGTCCATGCCGTCCTCCGTGCCCGCTCCCGCCCGCTCTGGGTCCCGGTGGCGCCCGGCCGCGACCTGCCTGGCCTCAACGCAGAGCCACAGGTGGTCGGAGAGCAGCACGGTGAAGAAGAGCAGCGAGGCCAGCGACAGGCGCCATTTCTGCGCCCGCTCCGAGTCCGCGAAGGGCTTGTCGGGCTCCCGCGGGCCGAAGCACACGCCCGAGCCGGCTCCTCCCGGGGGGCGGCTGCTCATATTTCGGGAGCGCGCAGCCCCGGCCGGCTCCACGGCGAGGGGGGCTCCGCAGCCGGGCTCGGCGGCCCCACGGGCATGGACACGGCGCGGCGGGGCGCCAGGCTCCCCCCTCAGAGAAGGGCGACGACGGCGACGACGGAGGTGGTGGCGCTAATGGGGGTGGCGGggacggtggtggtggtgctcctgcgcgctgggctgggctgggctgggctgggctgggccggTCGCCGTCCCCTGCCTCCCTCACGTTCCCTGTCACCCGGGCATGGTCAGAGCGCGGGCCCCCATTTTGGCACCAACTCGGCCAGCCCACCGCTTCCCGCCCTTCGCCTCATGGCGCGCTCCTCCGCCCCCCACCCCGACGCCCTGGAGAGCCAGCCGGGGGACCCCGCGAGCCGGCCCCCCGCTAGCCCCAGACgagaccctcctcctcctcctggcgagAGGCTGGCTGCTGCGTGTCGCCTGGCCCGAGCTGCTGAGGAGGCGCCGAAGGAGCGGCGGGgcgaaggctgctgctgctgccgctgctgtggCTCTTGCTGCGGCTGCTCCTGCTAGCACTGCTGGTGCCACtgcgctgcggctgctgctgttgctgctgctgctgccgccgccgccgccgctgctgttgCTTCTGCTGAGGCTCCCGCCGGGCACGATCCCCCCCTGCTCGCGGCGCGGATTTGGCTGCCTCCTGCTGCCCGGGGGCCACCCTCATCTTGGGGCCCTGCGCTAAGTTGCCGCCATCTTCGTCCGGGAgaagcactttttttgggggagcGCACGGCCCTTTGCGTCATCTCCTCCTGCGCCGCCAGCCTGGCGCATTGGCAGCGGCGGCGTGCTCTGCCTTCCCTCgactgggggttggggggggggagagcgagcgagcgagcgaagggagggagggagggaggaggagaggagaggttcGGGGGAATCGCCTGCCACGCTCTCCCCGCTTTGAGGACCCCCCAATCACCGGCATTCTGGCGAGAGGGGGCGGGGGCAATCTCCTCCTCGTGGACTCCCCTCCGCGAGCCGAGAAAGGTGAATGAATGGATGGCGGGAATCCGCTGGCGGTGAGTTCGCCTTCGCTGCTTTCCCGGGCTCGAGGCGGGGTGGTCTCGCTTGCTGCTGCGtccactccccactccccaccccctgtcGTGGGAGCCCCTCGCCCGGCTGCGCCCTAGAGAGCGGCGAGGTTCCACCTCGCACCCAGGCGCCGAGCGACTCCGCACCGCAGCCTGGTATGCTCCATGCCTGGTGCGAGCGCGGCCGGCGACTTCGGAGCCCCGGGCCGGAAGGGGGCGCGTTGCATCCAGTCGCGGGGAACTTTGTCCTGACTTGTGATGGTCATTATTTGGAGAGGAGGCCTGTGGATTTGAGGACGGGGGggcgaggagaaggaggggggaagagaggtgTCCCTCAAAATTGCCCCTCCCTATATGTTTTCCTCTCACGGTGGGGGACACTTGTCTCTCGCCTCCCCACTTCTTGCCAGCTGGTTAAACAGAGTTGGCACCCTCTCTCTCTATGTTTAGCGAGTTTGGAGACCTTTCTTATTGTCAGACAGACAcactctttaaaaaagaatgataataatattttttattaaatgttttctttgtttACAAGAGTCCCTGCATTGTCTCTCTTTTCAGGTTGCAAAGTCTTTTTCATATACTGTAACAGTTACATACAATGTGATACAgaataaggttggggaagaagaaaaagtggggagagagaggaagggagggcctCTGCCACCACTTCCTTTGCCTGACTGCATGGAAGTCATTCAACACCCCTAGGtcatgcataggcaaactcagccctccagatactttgggactacaactcccatcatccctagctaacgggtccagtggtcagggatgatgggagttgtagtcccaaaacatctggagggctgagtttgcctacggTATGCATGACATAGGGGCTGAGGTTCccccaaaatatttgagggttTCACCCTccaaaagttaatgggcattaccattcaaatggtttgtgtgtgccGTGTCTTGTGGTCGATTAAGCTGGGCATGGCTTACCTGGGCTCccaattcaagttggcacccctgcctgacCCTATTTTTTGAACATATTCCCAACGTTTTCCTCAGATGATGcctgagaaagaaagggaggtgATGGAGACTCTCAGTCTGGCCAGATTTTATTCCAGCCTAAACTGTAAATTCTTACCTAAAAATAATGATCTGCACCTTTTGAGATCTTAAGTATCTTGCTTTGAGACTAAGGGGGTAGGTGCTTTTTATCGTATTGCAATGTAATcctgattcatagctgccaagttttcccttttctcgcgaggaagcctattcagcataagggaaaatcccttttaaaaagggataacttggcagctatgtcctgatTTAACCAGCAAACGTCAGAATTTTATAGTCTGattcatatatactgtatatataaacattaattcaaaagttacaatacagctttgtccactgccataataTCACAGAAGGATCTCCCCAATCCTCAATCCCACATCACTGTCATGTTGGCTTACCGAATATTCTCAGTAAGAACCCAGCCAACCCAATCTGGTTGGCTGGCcattttcaatcaatcaatattgaTTGAAAATAGCCTGGTTCTGAATATATGCCTCTTATAATCCATTTGGGAAGTCAGTGGGACTGGTGCCTAATGGTGGTTCcatgtcaggggtgccaacttgaataaaatattggagaggGTTCAGGTAAGCCCTCCCCCACATAATCCATCAcaccacacacaccatttgaatggcaatgcccttcaactttggggtggggcagccccctcaaatattttattgggagcacCAAAGGGACCATGGCCCCTAAGTGCTGGTTCCTGTATTCCATGTGCAAAGCATGTGAATGGTCCAGGTCACTTTGCAGAATTTCTACAAAAGCATGTCATATGCCCAACAACTTCTGACATTAGCTTGGACACTCTCCATCAACACATTATGGTTCCTGTCCATGTGGAGGCAACTGTTCTGGCACCactaagatagatagataagatagataagatagatagctatatagatagatagatagatagatagatgatagatagatagatgatagatagatagatagatagatagatagatagatagatagagatatataTGTAACGGCAAGCAGCTTAATCTTATGCATGCTTTCCCAGAAGGAAGTGTCATTGTGTACAATAGGATGTAACACAGAGCAGGTGTGCATCAGATTGCAAGCATAAATCATTGCAGTGTCACAAAACTAGAGATTatatctgcaatatttatttattta
This window contains:
- the NALF1 gene encoding NALCN channel auxiliary factor 1, which codes for MSSRPPGGAGSGVCFGPREPDKPFADSERAQKWRLSLASLLFFTVLLSDHLWLCVEARQVAAGRHRDPERAGAGTEDGMDGAAEGGQCFSLLGDAEAACRRLQQPGASAQAELYLPFCSSYTLRELFAGLSRPDTLNCTLDLGEGDEDEEEEDWLGSCRRCVLAYQNYDQQAQDRYQEFELVLQKYLQAEEYSVKSGPEDCKTVYKAWLCSQYFEVTQSHCNHTIPCKQYCLEVQTRCPFILPDNDDVIYGGLSSFICTGLYDNYPTNAEPECCDVRWGLISDNQSKGTLKTSDSMCHRTSLTVSSASRLCNSRLKLCVLVLILLHTVLTVSAAQNSTELGFGGITTLEDNSTNEE